The following proteins are encoded in a genomic region of Devosia lucknowensis:
- a CDS encoding carboxylesterase/lipase family protein, producing MSETIDVRSREAQYRGLRTALGERFTGIRYAEPPIGPLRFRPPVPVEHSGLVDATHFGFAPPQVKRTMPAWAPRGDGFETGEDCLNLNIYTPKADDRRRPVIVHAFGGGFQTGSAHGTFHRDEAFAQDGDVVLVRPNMRVGALGFLALGDAFGSDYAAANRGMLDFVAALHWVHDNISAFGGDPDNVTLAGMSSGSFTISALFGVDGIDHLYRRVWLMSGPASRIIAPETAAALADDFLDRAGVARGDVAALEALPVETILEVQDKVLATHLGERNAPGGRTFGIVLDGASLQRHPLDGLASGRFAAHRIVTGWTRDEARMWYAFGMMPDVTSREALLASIGRFRPDDAEAALAALEAEQPGLGFTQYEEIFLSRAIYRDPALKTLAAHAASGGTGIGYQFEWVPAFEGGKLGAAHGFDEPFVFGSLANTPLADGDSAAAVLARRMTRTLLGFARNGTCDWPAFIPDEPLYATFP from the coding sequence ATGAGCGAGACCATCGACGTCCGCAGCCGCGAGGCGCAGTATCGTGGCCTGCGCACGGCGCTGGGCGAGCGCTTCACCGGCATTCGCTACGCCGAACCGCCCATCGGTCCGCTACGGTTCAGGCCACCCGTGCCGGTGGAGCACAGTGGGCTGGTTGATGCCACGCACTTCGGTTTCGCGCCGCCGCAGGTCAAGCGCACCATGCCGGCCTGGGCGCCGAGAGGCGATGGGTTCGAAACCGGCGAGGATTGCCTCAACCTCAATATCTATACGCCCAAAGCCGACGACCGGCGCCGACCGGTCATCGTCCATGCCTTCGGTGGCGGCTTCCAGACGGGTTCCGCCCACGGTACGTTCCACCGCGACGAGGCCTTCGCGCAGGATGGCGACGTCGTCCTGGTCCGGCCCAATATGCGCGTCGGCGCCCTGGGTTTCCTGGCGCTGGGCGATGCCTTCGGGTCGGACTACGCCGCTGCCAATCGCGGCATGCTCGACTTCGTCGCGGCCCTGCACTGGGTCCATGACAATATCTCGGCCTTCGGCGGCGACCCCGATAACGTGACGCTGGCCGGCATGTCCTCGGGCTCTTTCACCATTTCAGCATTGTTCGGGGTGGATGGCATCGACCATCTTTACCGCCGCGTCTGGCTCATGAGCGGCCCTGCCAGCCGCATCATTGCTCCCGAAACCGCGGCAGCGCTGGCCGACGATTTCCTCGACAGGGCGGGCGTGGCCAGAGGCGATGTCGCAGCGCTCGAGGCGCTGCCTGTTGAAACCATTCTCGAGGTTCAGGACAAGGTCCTCGCCACCCATCTCGGCGAGCGTAACGCGCCCGGTGGCCGCACCTTCGGGATCGTTCTCGACGGGGCGAGCCTGCAGCGACACCCGCTGGACGGACTTGCCTCCGGCCGGTTCGCCGCGCATCGGATCGTCACCGGCTGGACCCGGGACGAAGCGCGCATGTGGTATGCCTTCGGCATGATGCCCGACGTCACGAGCCGGGAGGCCTTGCTGGCATCCATCGGCCGGTTCCGGCCTGACGACGCCGAGGCGGCGCTGGCGGCATTGGAAGCCGAGCAACCCGGCCTCGGCTTCACCCAATACGAAGAAATCTTCCTCTCGCGCGCCATTTATCGCGATCCGGCACTGAAGACCCTCGCGGCTCATGCCGCTTCCGGCGGCACAGGTATTGGCTATCAGTTCGAGTGGGTGCCGGCCTTCGAGGGCGGCAAGCTCGGCGCCGCGCACGGGTTCGACGAACCGTTTGTCTTTGGCAGTCTCGCCAATACGCCGCTCGCAGACGGCGACAGTGCGGCGGCAGTGCTCGCCAGACGGATGACGCGGACGCTGTTGGGGTTTGCGCGAAACGGCACCTGCGACTGGCCCGCCTTCATCCCGGACGAGCCGCTCTACGCGACCTTTCCCTGA
- a CDS encoding FadR/GntR family transcriptional regulator: protein MSDSLVGRRSLADTVFERIQRSIKSGAYAVDERLPTEHALASEFQVSRPVIRDALQRLRDQGLIYSRRGAGSFVREQGVREPLGFGQMENLSDLQHCYDFRLTIEPEAAAVAARRHTPESLQKIRTALNLLRDATNRQAHRADADFMFHLSIAQAAGNPYFVTAMQALEEHIAVGMRLHGLSLKSTTDGLARVLVEHADILAAIAASDAELAHNLMRDHLQGSRDRLFLPQR from the coding sequence ATGTCGGATAGTTTGGTCGGCCGCCGCAGCCTTGCCGATACGGTGTTCGAGCGCATCCAGCGCTCCATCAAGTCGGGCGCCTATGCCGTCGACGAACGCTTGCCCACCGAGCATGCCCTGGCCAGCGAATTCCAGGTGTCGCGCCCCGTCATCCGCGACGCCCTGCAGCGCCTCAGGGACCAGGGCCTGATCTATTCGCGGCGCGGCGCGGGTAGTTTCGTGCGCGAACAGGGCGTGCGCGAGCCGCTCGGCTTCGGGCAGATGGAGAACCTTTCCGATCTCCAGCATTGTTACGATTTCCGCCTGACCATCGAGCCGGAAGCGGCCGCCGTGGCAGCCAGACGGCATACCCCCGAGTCCCTGCAGAAAATCCGGACAGCGCTGAACCTCCTGCGCGACGCCACCAACCGCCAGGCCCACCGCGCCGACGCCGATTTCATGTTTCACCTCAGCATCGCGCAGGCCGCAGGAAACCCCTATTTCGTCACGGCGATGCAGGCGCTAGAGGAGCACATCGCGGTGGGCATGCGCCTGCACGGCCTGTCGCTCAAGAGCACGACCGATGGCCTGGCGCGCGTGCTGGTCGAGCATGCCGACATACTCGCGGCGATCGCGGCCTCTGACGCCGAGCTGGCGCATAACCTGATGCGCGACCACCTGCAGGGGTCGCGGGACCGCCTGTTCCTGCCCCAGCGCTGA